A region of archaeon BMS3Bbin15 DNA encodes the following proteins:
- the rnhA gene encoding 14.7 kDa ribonuclease H-like protein: MRKIISYSDGASRGNPGKAAIGVVLVGENKKILREHSQAIGIATNNQAEYRAIIKALELAQDYAGEVDCFLDSELIVKQLNGEYKTKNLKLRELKRVVRHKEEAFTRVTYKHVSRTDPFIQRADELANLALDAL; this comes from the coding sequence ATGAGAAAAATAATAAGTTATAGCGATGGTGCCTCAAGGGGAAATCCGGGAAAAGCTGCAATAGGTGTTGTCCTTGTGGGAGAGAACAAAAAAATACTCAGAGAACACAGTCAGGCTATAGGAATAGCAACCAACAATCAGGCAGAGTACAGAGCTATTATAAAGGCTCTTGAGCTGGCACAGGATTATGCTGGTGAGGTGGACTGCTTTCTCGACAGCGAGCTTATTGTGAAGCAGCTCAATGGTGAGTATAAGACAAAAAATTTGAAACTCAGAGAACTTAAGAGGGTTGTAAGGCATAAGGAAGAAGCCTTCACAAGAGTGACATATAAACATGTGAGTAGAACCGACCCTTTTATCCAGAGAGCTGATGAGTTAGCAAATCTTGCCCTTGATGCTTTATGA
- the argH gene encoding argininosuccinate lyase: MLREGRLGNHADTEFAEFTSSLEFDRNLFKYDIAGSIAHAEMLSKQGIISEEDAKSIVKGLRKIFSLGYSALDLNAEYEDIHIAVEARLKEFAGSSALKLHTARSRNDQIALDLRMFLRDEVISLAENMIAFEKVILNIASRHTETLMAGYTHLQIAQPVTLAHHLLAHFNILLRDLERLRDAFPRINVSPLGACALATTSFPINKDYTAELLGFEASFENSQDAVASRDFLLEALSTVSISSINITKICEEIILWSTREFGFVELPEALSSTSSIMPQKKNPDAFEIIRAKVSVAAGSFSSALMLTKALPLAYNRDLQELSPIVFNSIRLVRNSFSLLSKLFSGLKFNREALKRNLDKSFSTATELADFLVKKKELSFREAHQIVGRAAMKAEKKGRMNLKLLEEASQEILGRKLEIDEDEFETVLDPMKAVLNRKIYGSPSPEQTEKSIYIGKEKLKLIEDYFAERKKTAKKVFNELLGD, translated from the coding sequence ATGCTTAGAGAAGGCAGGCTTGGAAATCATGCTGATACCGAATTTGCTGAATTCACTTCTTCATTAGAATTTGACAGAAATCTATTTAAATATGATATTGCTGGAAGTATTGCTCATGCAGAGATGCTTTCAAAGCAGGGTATTATATCTGAAGAAGATGCTAAATCTATAGTAAAGGGACTGAGAAAGATATTCTCTCTTGGCTACAGTGCTCTTGATTTAAATGCAGAGTATGAGGATATTCATATTGCTGTCGAGGCAAGACTCAAAGAATTTGCTGGTTCATCCGCCCTGAAGCTTCACACAGCAAGGTCGAGAAATGACCAGATAGCTCTCGACCTCAGAATGTTCTTAAGAGATGAAGTTATATCTCTGGCAGAGAATATGATTGCCTTCGAGAAAGTTATTCTGAATATAGCTTCTAGGCACACTGAAACTTTAATGGCAGGTTATACACATCTCCAGATAGCCCAGCCCGTAACTCTTGCACACCACCTTCTTGCCCATTTCAACATACTTCTCAGAGACCTTGAAAGGCTGAGAGATGCCTTTCCAAGAATAAATGTCTCACCTCTCGGAGCCTGTGCTCTGGCTACAACCTCCTTCCCCATAAACAAGGATTATACTGCCGAGCTATTGGGTTTCGAAGCAAGTTTTGAGAACTCACAGGATGCAGTAGCATCCAGAGATTTTCTTCTCGAAGCTCTATCCACTGTAAGTATATCTTCAATCAATATAACAAAAATATGTGAAGAGATAATTCTGTGGAGCACAAGGGAATTTGGATTTGTGGAGCTTCCTGAAGCACTTTCTTCAACTTCAAGTATAATGCCCCAGAAAAAAAATCCCGATGCTTTTGAAATAATAAGGGCAAAGGTTTCGGTTGCAGCAGGAAGCTTCAGCTCTGCATTAATGCTTACAAAGGCTCTACCCCTTGCTTACAACAGAGACCTGCAGGAGCTTTCACCTATAGTCTTTAATTCTATCCGGCTGGTCAGAAATTCATTCTCACTTCTATCAAAACTTTTTTCAGGCTTGAAGTTTAACAGAGAGGCTCTAAAAAGAAATCTCGATAAGAGTTTTTCCACTGCCACCGAGCTGGCTGATTTTCTTGTAAAGAAAAAAGAGCTCAGCTTCAGGGAGGCTCATCAGATTGTAGGTAGAGCTGCTATGAAAGCAGAAAAAAAAGGGAGAATGAACTTAAAGCTTCTTGAGGAGGCTTCTCAGGAAATTCTCGGAAGAAAGCTTGAAATTGATGAAGATGAATTTGAAACTGTGCTTGACCCAATGAAGGCTGTACTGAACAGGAAGATTTATGGTTCTCCCTCGCCTGAGCAGACAGAAAAATCCATTTATATTGGAAAGGAAAAGCTTAAACTTATTGAAGACTACTTTGCGGAAAGGAAAAAGACTGCCAAAAAGGTGTTTAACGAACTTCTGGGTGATTGA